A section of the Dyella jiangningensis genome encodes:
- a CDS encoding erythromycin esterase family protein, with the protein MMRTAGHARGPSRGATADAALAGLIAEHAQPLPDIADAGFADAFDAYADVDVVLIGDGTHGTSEFYRARAAITQRLVTQHGFRAVAIEADWPDASTVNRYVQGDTPLDAARPPFQRFPAWMWRNREMAAFVRWLREHNAGRPRDQRAGLYGLDIYSLDTSMAAVLAYLDRLDPDAAALARSRYGCLSPWIAHPIRYGGAVLHGDYEGCAQAVVAQCRDLLERELSHAAELDADFFDAAENARVVAAAEEYYRAAYLGSQESWNLRDMHMADTLDRIRRSHGATRKVVVWAHNSHVGDARATDMAHHRGELNIGQLCRQRYGLRCVSIGMGTYAGQVAAADAWDQPMQVMDVRPALPDSHEHCMHGAGIERFLLDLRDDDDLRGELHQSRLERFIGVIYLPQTERLSHYMRAELAGQFDAWVWLDRTSALQPADDWPTV; encoded by the coding sequence ATGATGCGCACGGCCGGTCATGCCAGGGGTCCATCGCGCGGCGCGACGGCGGATGCGGCCCTCGCCGGGCTCATCGCGGAACATGCGCAGCCGCTGCCGGACATCGCCGACGCCGGATTTGCCGACGCCTTCGATGCCTATGCGGATGTCGACGTCGTGCTCATCGGCGATGGCACGCACGGCACGTCGGAGTTCTACCGTGCCCGGGCCGCCATCACGCAACGCCTCGTCACGCAGCACGGCTTCCGGGCGGTGGCCATCGAGGCCGATTGGCCCGATGCCTCCACCGTCAATCGCTACGTGCAGGGCGATACGCCGCTGGATGCCGCACGGCCGCCGTTCCAGCGCTTTCCCGCCTGGATGTGGCGCAACCGCGAGATGGCGGCGTTCGTGCGCTGGCTGCGCGAACACAATGCGGGTCGACCGCGGGACCAGCGCGCAGGCCTGTACGGCCTGGACATCTACAGCCTGGATACCTCGATGGCGGCGGTGCTGGCCTACCTCGACCGGCTCGATCCCGATGCCGCGGCACTCGCGCGCTCGCGCTACGGTTGCCTGTCGCCCTGGATCGCCCATCCGATCCGCTACGGTGGCGCGGTGCTGCATGGCGACTACGAGGGCTGCGCGCAGGCGGTGGTCGCGCAGTGCCGCGATCTGCTCGAACGCGAGCTCTCCCACGCGGCGGAGCTCGATGCGGATTTCTTCGATGCGGCCGAGAACGCACGCGTCGTCGCTGCTGCCGAGGAGTACTACCGCGCGGCCTACCTCGGATCGCAGGAGAGCTGGAACCTGCGCGACATGCATATGGCCGATACCCTGGATCGCATCCGCCGCAGCCACGGCGCAACCCGGAAAGTGGTGGTGTGGGCGCACAACTCGCATGTCGGCGATGCCAGGGCGACGGACATGGCCCATCATCGCGGCGAGCTGAACATCGGCCAGCTGTGTCGTCAACGCTATGGATTGCGCTGTGTATCCATTGGCATGGGCACGTATGCGGGGCAGGTCGCCGCGGCGGATGCCTGGGACCAGCCCATGCAGGTGATGGACGTTCGACCGGCCTTGCCCGACAGCCACGAACACTGCATGCATGGCGCGGGCATCGAACGCTTCCTGCTGGACCTGAGGGATGACGACGACCTGCGCGGCGAGCTGCACCAGTCGCGCCTGGAGCGATTCATTGGCGTGATCTACCTGCCGCAGACCGAGCGGCTTTCGCATTACATGCGTGCGGAACTCGCCGGCCAGTTCGATGCCTGGGTCTGGCTCGACCGCACCAGCGCGCTGCAGCCCGCCGACGACTGGCCTACGGTGTGA
- a CDS encoding BON domain-containing protein, protein MNRDHRPRDYRDTYGSDQEYEARRNREESTWPRRQGSGQLTEDVYAGARNDQGFGSFGRPFGELYERDDPSSSWSYQRDNRWHSEEPRGRARQMQGGRRQQPWGTRHTSYYDDELSNAPFDEEDTSGYAQGYAGFGQPPRRPWPSPGGYGPWASQGARPRSRYQEQGEHRGKGPMGYRRSDERIRDDVCEALTLDPWLDATHIQVNVDGGVVTLQGTVSDRHMKYRAEECADQASGVQDVENRIRVAGAGTTSESLVNPSPTRSSDDPLLSR, encoded by the coding sequence ATGAACCGAGACCACCGGCCACGCGACTATCGGGACACCTATGGAAGCGATCAGGAATACGAAGCACGGCGCAACCGCGAAGAGTCCACCTGGCCGCGCCGCCAGGGCAGCGGACAGCTGACCGAAGACGTCTACGCCGGCGCCCGCAACGACCAGGGCTTCGGCAGCTTCGGACGTCCATTCGGCGAGCTCTACGAGCGCGACGATCCGTCGTCGTCGTGGAGCTACCAACGGGACAACCGCTGGCACAGCGAAGAACCGCGCGGACGCGCTCGCCAGATGCAGGGCGGCCGCCGGCAACAGCCATGGGGCACGCGGCACACCAGCTACTACGACGACGAACTCTCGAATGCGCCCTTCGACGAAGAAGACACCAGCGGCTACGCGCAGGGTTATGCAGGATTCGGCCAGCCACCGCGCAGGCCGTGGCCCAGTCCGGGCGGCTATGGCCCGTGGGCGAGCCAGGGCGCGCGGCCGCGCTCGCGTTACCAGGAGCAAGGCGAGCACCGCGGCAAGGGGCCGATGGGCTATCGCCGATCCGACGAACGCATCCGCGATGACGTGTGCGAAGCGCTGACGCTCGACCCATGGCTGGATGCCACGCACATCCAGGTCAACGTCGACGGCGGCGTGGTGACCCTGCAGGGCACCGTGTCGGACCGGCACATGAAATATCGCGCCGAAGAATGCGCCGACCAGGCCAGCGGCGTGCAGGATGTCGAGAACCGCATCCGTGTCGCCGGCGCCGGCACCACCAGCGAAAGCCTCGTGAACCCCTCACCGACCCGATCCAGCGACGACCCGTTGCTGTCGCGCTGA
- a CDS encoding cation:proton antiporter, which translates to MSIQAWLLLLGILLLISSLLGGWIRRTPMTPFVLYVVAGVALGPWLADQARVDLVKYAPVLERATELALVVSLFIGGLKLRALWHEMSWSTGVRLAVPAMLLTVGAMTLAAHALFAASWPMALLFSAAVAPTDPVLASLVSVDDADDTDGLRVALSTEAGLNDGAGMPLLLLALLLFHESTARADLWNWFLRDVVWALPAGIAVGFGLALLTGALATHIKARSQDTGPNDFLALALLAITYAAAQYLHASVFLASFAAGLGLRHAEWRVVQRHPSPHSKGSSDVHPPAEVLINPNQRDSEVAKHPWASIGLVVSDALSFGDTLERLIGAGVLLFLGIALASYASLSAVVLAALLFLVVRPLAVLAVTGHCGLRWPRRLLLGWLGIRGLGSLSYLAYAITHGLPSSAATQLSEWIVTLVVLSILVHGTSTQPLMAWRASRMAQRRSHGS; encoded by the coding sequence GTGAGCATCCAGGCCTGGCTGCTGTTGCTCGGCATCCTGCTGTTGATCTCCTCCCTGCTGGGAGGATGGATCCGGCGTACGCCGATGACGCCATTCGTGCTGTATGTGGTGGCCGGCGTCGCGCTCGGTCCGTGGCTCGCCGACCAGGCGCGCGTCGACCTGGTGAAATATGCGCCGGTGCTCGAACGCGCGACCGAACTGGCGCTCGTGGTCTCACTGTTCATCGGTGGCCTCAAACTGCGCGCGCTGTGGCATGAAATGTCGTGGAGCACCGGTGTCAGGCTGGCGGTGCCAGCCATGCTGCTCACCGTGGGCGCCATGACGCTCGCCGCACACGCGCTGTTCGCCGCCAGCTGGCCCATGGCGCTGTTGTTCTCGGCCGCCGTGGCGCCCACCGACCCCGTGCTGGCCAGCCTGGTGTCGGTGGACGATGCGGACGACACCGACGGCCTGCGCGTCGCGCTGTCGACCGAAGCGGGCCTGAACGATGGCGCCGGCATGCCGCTGCTTCTGCTCGCCCTGCTGCTGTTCCATGAATCCACGGCACGCGCGGATCTGTGGAACTGGTTCCTGCGCGACGTCGTCTGGGCGCTGCCCGCCGGCATCGCGGTCGGTTTCGGTCTCGCGCTGCTGACGGGCGCACTCGCCACGCATATCAAGGCACGCAGCCAGGACACCGGCCCGAACGATTTCCTCGCGCTCGCCCTGCTCGCCATCACCTACGCCGCCGCACAGTACCTGCACGCATCGGTCTTCCTTGCCTCGTTCGCCGCGGGCCTGGGACTTCGGCATGCCGAGTGGCGCGTGGTGCAGCGCCATCCCAGCCCGCACAGCAAGGGCAGCTCGGACGTCCATCCACCCGCGGAGGTGCTCATCAATCCCAACCAGCGTGACAGTGAAGTGGCGAAACATCCGTGGGCGTCGATCGGCCTGGTGGTGTCCGATGCGCTGTCGTTCGGCGACACGCTGGAACGCCTTATCGGCGCCGGCGTGCTGTTGTTCCTCGGCATCGCACTGGCCAGCTATGCCAGCCTTTCGGCAGTCGTGCTGGCGGCGCTGCTGTTCCTGGTGGTGCGTCCCCTCGCGGTGCTCGCGGTAACGGGACATTGCGGGCTTCGCTGGCCACGCAGGCTGCTGCTCGGCTGGCTCGGCATCCGCGGACTGGGCAGCCTGAGTTATCTCGCCTACGCGATCACGCACGGCCTGCCTTCGTCGGCGGCCACGCAACTGAGCGAATGGATCGTGACCCTCGTGGTGCTGAGCATCCTCGTGCATGGCACCAGCACGCAGCCCTTGATGGCGTGGCGCGCCTCGCGCATGGCGCAGCGACGCAGCCACGGATCGTAG
- a CDS encoding DUF1269 domain-containing protein, whose product MKTRHVFSVPDVAAASTAMAAARDGGAADEDISLIARSDIELDVIPDERKVVEGDFYPAAIRGVAGGAATGLLAGLIAIAIPPLGITLAGAAAMTLGGAAVGGWATALAGSAVPDPVRRQFQEEISLGRILIVVDAPRDVLHRVDDSLAALGATRLPFDKPTVMS is encoded by the coding sequence ATGAAGACGCGACATGTGTTCAGCGTGCCGGATGTGGCGGCGGCCAGTACGGCAATGGCGGCTGCACGCGACGGCGGTGCGGCCGACGAGGATATTTCCCTGATCGCGCGATCGGATATCGAGCTCGATGTGATACCCGACGAGCGCAAGGTCGTCGAGGGCGACTTCTACCCCGCGGCGATCCGTGGCGTCGCGGGAGGTGCGGCTACGGGCCTGCTGGCGGGCTTGATCGCCATCGCCATCCCTCCATTGGGCATCACGCTTGCCGGTGCGGCCGCGATGACGCTGGGTGGCGCGGCCGTCGGTGGATGGGCGACGGCACTGGCGGGGTCCGCCGTGCCGGATCCGGTGCGACGGCAGTTCCAGGAAGAGATTTCGCTGGGCCGCATCCTCATCGTGGTGGATGCGCCGCGCGATGTGCTTCATCGCGTCGATGATTCGCTGGCGGCGCTCGGCGCCACACGACTGCCTTTCGACAAGCCCACGGTCATGAGTTGA
- a CDS encoding DUF2795 domain-containing protein, translating to MTRGLGGSSPANVQKYLHDVSYPTDKQTLIKQAERNGAPKEELDVVKQLKDEHYGGPQDVMKNYGEIE from the coding sequence ATGACACGAGGCCTGGGAGGTTCGTCGCCCGCGAACGTGCAGAAATATCTTCACGACGTGAGCTACCCCACCGACAAGCAGACCCTGATCAAGCAGGCGGAACGCAATGGCGCGCCCAAGGAGGAGCTCGACGTGGTCAAGCAGCTCAAGGACGAGCACTACGGTGGTCCCCAGGATGTGATGAAGAACTATGGCGAGATCGAGTAA
- a CDS encoding thiamine pyrophosphate-requiring protein, with product MKYTVADFVLERLTAWKVDRVFGYPGDGINGLMGAMGRAADRFEYVRVRHEEMAAFMACGHAKFTGNLGVCLATSGPGAIHLLNGLYDARMDHMPVLAIVGQQPRSALGSDYQQEVDLHSLFKDVSRYVETVNTPAQARHVVDRAIRIAIAERTVCCVILPNDVQELPAMPCPPRQHGDVLSGVGPAIARPVPTDQDIQRAADVLNQGERVAILVGAGALHAGHEVQAVAERLDAGVAKALLGKAALPDDLPYVTGSIGILGTRPSWQLMDDCDTLLMIGTTMPYVEFLPPEGQARAVQIDIDPRNVSMRYPTEVNLIGDSAEVLRRLLPLLNGKGNADWRERIELNVRKWWRSLEAAAMEPARPINPQRIFWELSTQLPDDVILCGDCGSHTNWYARHVKLREGMMASLSGKLASMGGGVPYGIAAKMAHPHRPVLVMVGDGAMQMNGNAELVTVKQYWKQWKRPGFVVMVLVNRDLNLVTWEQRTLGGDPKFSPAQDVEDFPYSRYAQLLGFRGIRVERPEDIAGAWREAFETNVPTLIEFVADPDVPPLPPHVTFEQMKRYVAALSKGDPDAPDVIRQTLREMFA from the coding sequence ATGAAATACACGGTTGCCGATTTCGTACTCGAACGCCTGACTGCCTGGAAGGTCGATCGCGTGTTCGGCTATCCGGGCGATGGCATCAACGGGCTGATGGGCGCGATGGGGCGCGCCGCGGACAGGTTCGAGTACGTGCGCGTGCGCCATGAAGAGATGGCCGCGTTCATGGCGTGCGGCCACGCCAAGTTCACCGGGAACCTCGGCGTCTGCCTGGCGACGTCGGGCCCGGGTGCGATCCACCTGTTGAACGGCCTGTACGACGCGCGCATGGATCACATGCCCGTGCTCGCCATCGTCGGCCAGCAGCCGCGCTCGGCGCTGGGCAGCGACTACCAGCAGGAGGTGGACCTGCACTCGCTGTTCAAGGACGTGTCCCGCTACGTGGAAACGGTCAATACGCCCGCGCAGGCGCGACACGTGGTGGATCGCGCCATACGCATCGCGATCGCGGAGCGCACGGTGTGCTGCGTGATCCTGCCCAATGACGTGCAGGAGCTGCCGGCGATGCCGTGCCCGCCGCGTCAACATGGCGATGTGCTTTCGGGTGTCGGCCCTGCCATCGCGCGTCCCGTGCCCACCGACCAGGACATCCAGCGCGCCGCCGACGTGTTGAACCAGGGCGAGCGCGTGGCGATCCTGGTCGGCGCCGGCGCGCTGCATGCGGGCCACGAGGTGCAGGCCGTCGCCGAGCGCCTGGACGCGGGCGTGGCCAAGGCCTTGCTGGGAAAGGCGGCGCTGCCGGACGATCTTCCCTATGTCACCGGTTCCATCGGCATCCTCGGTACGCGGCCGAGCTGGCAGTTGATGGACGACTGCGACACGCTGCTGATGATCGGCACCACCATGCCCTACGTCGAATTCCTGCCGCCGGAAGGGCAGGCGCGCGCCGTGCAGATCGATATCGATCCGCGCAACGTTTCCATGCGCTATCCCACCGAGGTGAACCTGATCGGCGACAGCGCCGAGGTACTGCGACGACTGCTGCCGCTGCTGAACGGAAAGGGCAATGCGGACTGGCGCGAACGCATCGAGCTGAACGTGCGCAAGTGGTGGCGCTCGCTCGAAGCGGCGGCGATGGAGCCGGCCAGGCCGATCAATCCGCAGCGCATCTTCTGGGAGCTATCCACCCAGCTGCCGGACGACGTGATCCTGTGCGGCGACTGCGGCTCGCACACCAACTGGTACGCACGGCACGTCAAGCTGCGCGAAGGCATGATGGCTTCGCTCTCGGGCAAGCTGGCCTCGATGGGCGGCGGCGTACCTTATGGCATCGCGGCCAAGATGGCCCATCCGCATCGCCCGGTGCTGGTGATGGTGGGCGATGGCGCCATGCAGATGAACGGCAATGCCGAGCTGGTTACCGTGAAGCAGTACTGGAAGCAGTGGAAGCGCCCCGGCTTCGTGGTGATGGTGCTGGTCAACCGCGACCTGAACCTGGTGACGTGGGAGCAACGCACGCTGGGCGGCGATCCCAAGTTTTCTCCCGCGCAGGACGTGGAGGATTTCCCGTACTCGCGTTACGCGCAGCTGCTCGGCTTCCGTGGCATCAGGGTGGAACGCCCGGAGGACATCGCGGGCGCCTGGCGCGAAGCCTTCGAGACGAACGTGCCTACGCTGATCGAGTTCGTCGCCGATCCCGACGTGCCGCCCCTGCCACCGCATGTCACCTTCGAGCAGATGAAGCGCTACGTCGCCGCACTGAGCAAGGGCGACCCCGATGCGCCCGACGTGATCCGCCAGACGCTGCGCGAGATGTTCGCGTGA
- a CDS encoding KGG domain-containing protein has translation MMPTQNTSLTPRGFAAMDSERQREISSIGGRAAHAGGHAHRFTSEEARAAGRKGGSAVSRDREHMATIGRRGGRSRSRAKEPDEAPSAAIKEFAHEA, from the coding sequence ATCATGCCTACCCAGAACACGTCCCTGACTCCCCGAGGCTTCGCTGCGATGGATTCCGAGCGGCAACGCGAAATATCCAGCATCGGCGGCCGCGCTGCGCACGCCGGAGGCCACGCCCATCGTTTCACTTCCGAAGAGGCCCGTGCCGCTGGACGCAAGGGTGGCAGCGCGGTAAGCCGCGACCGCGAACACATGGCGACCATTGGCCGTCGCGGCGGTCGTAGCCGCAGTCGCGCGAAAGAACCGGATGAAGCACCCTCCGCAGCCATCAAGGAGTTCGCCCATGAGGCTTAA
- a CDS encoding manganese catalase family protein, translated as MFAHNKKLQYSVHVEECNPGLANLMLEQFGGPQGELAAAMRYFTQALAEEDPGRKDMLLDIATEELSHLEVIGSIVAMLNRGAKGELAEAVAAEADLYRAMQGAGNDSHVTQLLYGGGPALINSGGMLWTAGYIDSIGDPTCDLRSNIAAEARAKIIYERLINVTADAGVKDALGFLMTREISHQQSFEKALYAIEPNFPPGKLPGNPEFANVYVNTSQGDGDMRGPWNSDDNFRYVSDREAQLAMDGGDGKPSVKLGKQQQECLSAFAGRTASETDSNPTTGAELGKQDY; from the coding sequence ATGTTCGCTCACAACAAAAAGCTGCAGTATTCCGTGCATGTCGAAGAATGCAATCCGGGCCTGGCCAACCTGATGCTCGAGCAGTTTGGCGGACCACAGGGCGAGCTCGCCGCTGCGATGCGCTATTTCACGCAGGCCTTGGCCGAGGAAGACCCCGGCAGAAAGGACATGCTGCTCGACATCGCCACGGAGGAGCTCAGTCATCTGGAAGTCATCGGCTCGATCGTGGCCATGCTCAACCGCGGCGCCAAGGGCGAGCTGGCGGAGGCCGTCGCTGCCGAAGCCGATCTGTACCGGGCCATGCAAGGTGCCGGCAATGATTCCCATGTGACGCAATTGCTCTATGGCGGAGGCCCCGCCCTCATCAACTCCGGCGGCATGCTGTGGACGGCCGGCTACATCGATTCCATCGGCGACCCGACGTGCGACCTGCGATCGAACATCGCGGCCGAAGCGCGGGCCAAGATCATTTACGAGCGCCTCATCAACGTGACGGCGGATGCCGGCGTGAAGGATGCGCTCGGCTTTCTCATGACCCGGGAAATCTCGCACCAGCAGTCCTTCGAAAAGGCGCTGTATGCCATCGAACCCAACTTCCCGCCCGGGAAGCTGCCTGGCAATCCGGAGTTTGCCAATGTCTATGTCAACACTTCGCAAGGCGATGGCGACATGCGCGGTCCATGGAACAGCGACGACAACTTCCGCTACGTCAGCGACCGCGAAGCCCAGCTGGCCATGGACGGCGGCGACGGCAAGCCTTCGGTGAAACTCGGCAAGCAACAACAGGAATGCCTGTCGGCATTCGCGGGCCGCACCGCCTCGGAAACCGACAGCAATCCCACCACGGGCGCCGAGCTTGGGAAACAGGACTATTGA
- a CDS encoding divalent metal cation transporter — protein sequence MIMQGFVRFRVPIWVRRWVTVLPSVVVVACGVDITQALIASQVILSLTLPFPMVAIVWFIGQTRIMGNYAVPHAVVALAALAAMLVIGLNIWLVLRT from the coding sequence ATGATCATGCAGGGTTTCGTCCGCTTTCGCGTGCCGATCTGGGTGCGACGATGGGTGACGGTGCTGCCCAGCGTGGTCGTGGTGGCGTGCGGCGTCGACATCACGCAGGCGTTGATCGCCAGTCAGGTCATCCTCAGCTTGACCCTGCCATTTCCCATGGTCGCGATCGTCTGGTTCATCGGCCAGACACGAATCATGGGGAACTATGCGGTGCCACACGCGGTGGTAGCGCTGGCTGCCCTTGCCGCGATGCTGGTGATCGGGCTGAACATCTGGCTCGTACTGCGCACCTAG
- a CDS encoding ferritin-like domain-containing protein, with the protein MASIKSITDLFIHALSDIYSAEKQLTRALPRLAHAASDAELSEAFQAHAEETQGQVERIDRIVEILEIRLTRMKSAAMEGLIDEGRDMIEGIAAGPLRDTALIAAAQKVEHHEIAAYGTLCTLARHLGYKDAIPLLEETLDEEKQTDKKLSAIAEQGGTNEAATGQPARRGTA; encoded by the coding sequence ATGGCATCCATCAAGTCGATCACCGATCTGTTCATCCACGCGCTTTCCGACATCTATAGCGCCGAGAAGCAACTCACCCGCGCCTTGCCACGGCTCGCGCACGCGGCCTCGGACGCCGAACTGTCCGAGGCCTTCCAGGCCCACGCCGAAGAAACGCAGGGACAGGTCGAGCGCATCGACCGCATCGTCGAGATCCTCGAGATCCGCCTCACGCGCATGAAGAGCGCGGCGATGGAAGGACTGATCGACGAAGGGCGCGACATGATAGAGGGCATCGCCGCGGGCCCCCTGCGCGACACGGCCCTGATCGCTGCCGCGCAGAAGGTCGAACACCATGAAATCGCCGCCTACGGCACGCTATGCACGCTGGCCAGGCATCTCGGCTACAAGGACGCGATTCCGCTGCTGGAGGAAACGCTCGATGAAGAAAAACAAACCGACAAGAAACTCTCCGCTATAGCCGAGCAAGGCGGCACCAACGAAGCGGCGACCGGACAGCCCGCCCGGCGCGGCACCGCCTGA